In Bosea sp. PAMC 26642, the DNA window AAACATTCGCGCCGCCCGGCACCGTGCCGGGCGGCGCTTCTCTTTTCAGCCGCCTTTGCCATGCTTATGTGGTTGTCCTCCCGGACATCCGCTGATTCTCTTTTTTGTCGAACCGGCGCACGCCACCCCAAGGACATCTTCATGCTTCGCGATCCGATCGAGACCTACAACAATCTCGTACCGATGGTGGTCGAGCAGTCGAGCCGCGGCGAGCGTGCCTTCGACATCTATTCCCGCCTGCTGCGTGAGCGAATCATCTTCCTGACCGGCCCGGTCGAAGATTATTCCGCCTCGCTGATCGTGGCGCAGCTGCTGTTCCTCGAGGCAGAGAACCCGAAGAAGGAAATCTCCTTCTATATCAACTCGCCCGGCGGCGTGGTGACCTCGGGCATGTCGATCTACGACACGATGCAGTTCATCCGCTGCCCGGTCACAACCTTGTGCGTCGGCCAGGCCGCGTCGATGGGCTCGCTTCTGCTCACCGCCGGCGCCAAGGACATGCGATTCGCGCTGCCCAACGCCCGCATCATGGTCCACCAGCCGTCCGGCGGCTTCCAGGGCCAGGTCACCGACATCCTGATCCACGCCC includes these proteins:
- a CDS encoding ATP-dependent Clp protease proteolytic subunit — its product is MLRDPIETYNNLVPMVVEQSSRGERAFDIYSRLLRERIIFLTGPVEDYSASLIVAQLLFLEAENPKKEISFYINSPGGVVTSGMSIYDTMQFIRCPVTTLCVGQAASMGSLLLTAGAKDMRFALPNARIMVHQPSGGFQGQVTDILIHAREVESLKRRLNEIYVKHTGRSYEDIEAALERDNFMTAEAARDFGLIDKVIDKRPEDATV